In Saprospiraceae bacterium, a genomic segment contains:
- a CDS encoding T9SS type A sorting domain-containing protein produces MKTTCFRLCLLFILFKLDIHAMDFSFYLECPPNLTIQCTDDVSNLDKYGQAYVWLNYKKKPLAAKTTIYNTNACGIGTITRTWEAEDPYWKIHTCSQIITVTGSILFSGKDIFWPRDTSIEGCNPNPDPKNLPYGYAYPQFNRLKCSQAMYSYKDSKFTVSAGCMKVLREWKVIDWCQYVPNKYPAVGQWSYIQVIKLVVNDSSAVLNCPKDTLVDTKLDCKSTYVQLTPATAVSKCGNALVIRNTSPYSKSKGADASGDYPLGTTEFYFYAEYGCGKELKCKVRVTVRNKIGPIPYCLNGLIVALMPVDTNKDGTPDDGMVQIWAKDFNLGSYHPCGYKQLKFSFSEDTSHMSQVYTCADLGKNEVRMYVTDSLGNQSFCKTYVEIQNNNARIPDCKRKDSITTSTVLIAGLVLDPTGNPCPGIVTRLIGETTSTINVHTDTIIKTKYDTIVAPSGTVFYIRRQDTSYATKSDTSYQIWEKELATASDGKYTYSKLAKSKNYTLSLDRRESEFKGININDVIVLLKHIIGTEKLTDPYKLLAADVNGDELVDQSDFDLLYDLVLGIADYQTLSKHWRLLRKPILFKDPFNPFTTPMEASVDFKAVQIDYPQVNFTAVKIGELDGFDGLAQIQDRSKDLNKTVTGNMSELVVYPNPVSQQQVYFNFNLNQKSQVNIRFYNQQMQLVKRISSSFEKGSQHLEVNLSDVQATGILFYELTDGSSNLYGKLIYSK; encoded by the coding sequence ATGAAAACTACCTGCTTCAGGCTGTGCCTGCTATTTATTTTATTTAAACTAGACATCCATGCAATGGATTTTAGTTTTTATTTGGAATGTCCTCCAAATCTTACCATCCAATGTACTGATGATGTGTCAAATTTGGATAAATACGGCCAGGCATATGTCTGGTTGAATTACAAGAAGAAGCCACTGGCCGCAAAAACTACGATTTACAATACCAATGCGTGTGGCATTGGAACGATTACCAGAACCTGGGAAGCAGAGGATCCATATTGGAAAATTCACACCTGCAGTCAGATTATTACAGTAACGGGTTCAATATTATTCTCAGGAAAGGACATTTTTTGGCCTCGTGATACAAGCATCGAAGGATGTAATCCCAACCCGGATCCTAAAAATTTGCCTTACGGTTACGCATATCCTCAGTTCAATCGTTTGAAGTGCAGTCAGGCCATGTATTCTTATAAGGATAGTAAATTCACGGTCTCGGCTGGTTGCATGAAAGTACTTAGGGAATGGAAAGTGATTGATTGGTGTCAATATGTACCTAATAAATATCCAGCTGTCGGACAGTGGTCATACATTCAGGTTATTAAACTTGTTGTCAATGATTCAAGTGCAGTGCTCAATTGTCCAAAAGATACATTGGTTGATACGAAACTCGATTGTAAATCTACATATGTCCAATTAACTCCTGCAACTGCTGTTTCAAAATGCGGAAATGCACTTGTGATTCGGAATACATCACCTTATTCAAAAAGTAAAGGCGCCGATGCTAGTGGTGATTATCCTTTAGGAACAACTGAGTTTTATTTTTATGCGGAGTATGGATGCGGTAAAGAATTAAAATGTAAAGTACGCGTAACTGTGCGCAATAAAATTGGTCCTATACCATATTGCTTGAATGGTTTGATCGTTGCACTCATGCCGGTCGATACCAATAAAGACGGAACTCCGGATGACGGCATGGTTCAAATTTGGGCCAAAGATTTTAATCTCGGTTCCTATCATCCATGTGGATATAAACAATTAAAGTTTTCGTTCTCAGAAGATACATCGCACATGTCCCAGGTTTATACTTGTGCTGATCTCGGTAAAAATGAAGTAAGGATGTATGTTACCGATTCTTTGGGTAACCAAAGTTTTTGTAAGACCTATGTAGAAATTCAAAATAACAATGCGCGCATTCCGGATTGCAAAAGGAAAGACAGCATCACCACTTCAACGGTGCTAATTGCGGGCCTTGTACTCGATCCAACAGGCAATCCATGTCCGGGCATCGTCACGCGATTAATAGGAGAAACCACATCAACTATCAATGTTCATACGGATACCATCATAAAAACTAAGTACGACACCATAGTTGCACCAAGTGGTACGGTCTTTTACATTCGCAGACAAGACACAAGTTATGCCACAAAATCAGATACGAGCTATCAGATATGGGAGAAAGAACTTGCAACAGCTTCAGATGGAAAATATACTTATTCTAAATTGGCGAAGTCCAAAAATTATACGCTCTCCCTCGATAGACGTGAATCTGAATTTAAAGGAATCAATATCAATGATGTGATTGTTTTATTAAAACATATTATAGGTACTGAAAAGTTGACCGACCCTTACAAGCTTTTAGCAGCTGATGTAAATGGAGATGAGTTGGTTGACCAAAGTGATTTTGATTTACTCTACGACTTGGTTCTCGGTATAGCTGATTATCAGACCTTATCCAAACATTGGAGATTGTTGCGCAAACCCATTTTGTTTAAAGATCCATTCAATCCGTTCACCACGCCAATGGAAGCATCTGTCGATTTTAAAGCAGTCCAGATAGATTATCCTCAAGTCAACTTTACGGCTGTTAAAATTGGAGAATTAGATGGGTTCGACGGACTTGCTCAGATTCAGGACAGATCAAAGGATCTTAACAAAACTGTGACAGGCAATATGAGTGAACTGGTAGTTTATCCCAATCCGGTGAGTCAACAACAAGTGTATTTCAATTTTAACTTAAACCAAAAATCTCAGGTCAACATAAGATTTTATAATCAACAAATGCAACTGGTAAAACGCATTTCAAGCTCTTTCGAAAAAGGCAGCCAGCATCTGGAAGTAAACCTTTCCGATGTTCAGGCAACTGGTATTTTGTTCTATGAGCTTACAGATGGTAGTTCCAATCTGTATGGAAAACTGATTTACTCAAAATAA
- a CDS encoding type 1 periplasmic binding fold superfamily protein, with protein MKNIFSTIQFWALLLILASSCGDDIIPNESELITSVYIQLVDTVQNDTIHISFIDLDGSGGLPPVVVTPDLNAQTEYSAVILLLNESLSPAINISDEVDAEKEEHQFFYSSSGTTILDISYADQDANAYPLGAQFTLKSAQAGQTNLKVVLRHAPDKSAPGVSQGNIANAGGETDIEVDFNIIVR; from the coding sequence ATGAAAAATATCTTTTCAACAATACAATTTTGGGCTTTATTATTAATCCTTGCTTCTTCTTGTGGCGACGATATCATTCCCAATGAATCTGAACTCATTACTTCCGTATATATTCAACTTGTAGATACAGTACAGAACGATACGATTCATATTTCTTTCATAGACCTTGATGGAAGCGGGGGCCTTCCACCGGTTGTCGTGACACCAGATCTCAATGCCCAAACAGAATATTCAGCTGTTATCCTTCTCTTAAATGAATCGCTTAGTCCGGCGATCAATATTTCAGACGAAGTTGACGCTGAAAAGGAGGAACACCAATTCTTTTATTCAAGTAGCGGCACCACAATTCTAGATATTTCTTACGCAGACCAGGATGCAAATGCTTACCCTTTAGGTGCTCAATTTACATTAAAATCAGCCCAGGCAGGCCAGACTAATTTAAAAGTAGTACTACGACATGCGCCTGATAAATCGGCGCCAGGGGTCTCCCAAGGCAATATTGCCAATGCTGGCGGAGAAACGGATATTGAAGTTGATTTTAACATAATAGTCCGCTGA